A region from the Mycobacterium heidelbergense genome encodes:
- a CDS encoding DUF6602 domain-containing protein: protein MTHEHHQWLADVNRSIVESYERDQEMARQPGSTQRTGHRVESRWDDVLRDWLPPQYEIGKQKYLLLETDDGPTLTKETDLVVFHPHYPEKLRVKESVLASGVAVAFSSRRTIGREDIREAYEDAITLRRGMKIREGTQQAYLVPPVFYGLLGESHDWKAPGSTPKGNIKAMTEEFDRDLVNAPREGLDFICVADLGIWGRVTTVLTERFLSQNLNVTPLMALATGTSGKESLVLSGMRHDYKQENLSPLTNFIGLLWGKLAINDLSLKPLADGFRITETTGTTGSFGMRSYKLADVTTAQIASQYRNSGPWYY from the coding sequence ATGACCCACGAACACCACCAGTGGCTCGCAGACGTGAACAGATCGATCGTGGAATCGTACGAGCGCGACCAGGAGATGGCACGTCAGCCGGGCAGTACTCAACGGACGGGGCATCGCGTTGAGTCACGCTGGGATGACGTCTTGCGTGACTGGCTGCCGCCGCAGTACGAGATTGGCAAGCAGAAGTACCTGTTACTTGAAACCGATGACGGTCCGACGCTGACGAAAGAAACCGACCTCGTCGTCTTCCATCCACATTATCCGGAGAAGCTACGGGTCAAAGAATCTGTCCTCGCATCAGGCGTCGCGGTAGCGTTCAGTTCTCGGCGGACGATTGGCCGGGAAGACATCAGAGAGGCGTATGAGGACGCCATCACTCTTCGCCGAGGAATGAAGATCCGTGAAGGGACCCAACAGGCTTATTTGGTGCCCCCTGTTTTCTATGGCCTCCTCGGGGAATCGCATGACTGGAAGGCTCCTGGCAGCACGCCGAAAGGCAACATCAAGGCGATGACGGAGGAGTTTGATCGAGATCTGGTAAATGCTCCACGCGAAGGGCTCGATTTCATATGCGTTGCAGATCTTGGAATTTGGGGTCGCGTCACTACAGTTTTGACTGAACGATTTCTGTCGCAAAATCTAAACGTCACACCTCTCATGGCATTAGCAACCGGAACCTCCGGCAAGGAATCTCTTGTCTTGTCTGGCATGCGGCACGACTACAAACAGGAAAACTTGTCCCCGCTGACCAACTTCATTGGCTTGTTGTGGGGCAAGCTGGCAATCAACGATCTTTCGCTGAAGCCACTCGCAGATGGATTTCGTATCACGGAGACGACTGGCACAACGGGTAGCTTCGGGATGCGCTCATACAAACTTGCCGATGTGACAACTGCGCAGATCGCGAGCCAATACCGGAATTCGGGGCCGTGGTATTACTAG
- a CDS encoding HNH endonuclease signature motif containing protein, which translates to MVKKLRIPIPDSLAGRVQFESDRTCCVCHQRKNPIQIHHIDEDPSNNSFENLAVLCLECHDGTQIKGGFSRKLDHEQVRLYRHDWLERVRRYRANMESDSGLNQGLADLDGSAGKELRRALVSLEIAKENGDWYEVALLYHRAGEMELRDKYIDLTLAEDPSPFYQVLLRRMQGKASELPDEIKAAAVEQASQDWTVKAGVLYETGDVKEATRTLLSGITEALERSNPFAAAYYIKNRLSAIVKDLFMQSLDQFAAEGDLWWQLRCYEELGWDGSAQELLLGNEAEIRASNDVLLLQKLAAVKGNEEEYVDIMKAIGTGKSRAYTSIARNQRFHRADPI; encoded by the coding sequence ATGGTTAAAAAACTGCGGATACCGATACCAGATTCATTGGCGGGGAGGGTGCAATTCGAATCGGATCGCACCTGCTGTGTGTGCCACCAAAGAAAAAACCCAATACAAATTCACCATATTGATGAGGATCCGAGTAATAACAGCTTTGAGAATCTTGCAGTTCTCTGTCTAGAATGTCACGACGGAACTCAGATCAAAGGCGGATTTAGCAGAAAGCTAGATCATGAGCAAGTGAGATTATACCGCCATGACTGGCTTGAGCGCGTCCGACGCTACCGTGCAAACATGGAGAGCGATAGCGGCCTTAACCAAGGGCTTGCCGACTTGGACGGATCCGCGGGAAAGGAACTCCGGAGGGCCTTGGTCTCACTCGAGATCGCGAAAGAAAATGGGGATTGGTACGAAGTCGCGTTGCTGTATCACCGGGCCGGCGAAATGGAGCTTCGCGACAAATACATCGATCTCACTCTGGCCGAGGACCCCAGCCCATTTTATCAGGTATTACTTCGACGGATGCAGGGTAAGGCTTCCGAATTACCAGACGAGATTAAAGCTGCTGCCGTTGAACAGGCATCTCAAGACTGGACGGTGAAAGCGGGCGTTCTCTATGAGACCGGAGACGTCAAAGAGGCGACTCGGACTCTGCTCTCGGGTATCACTGAAGCGCTTGAAAGATCCAATCCATTTGCTGCGGCCTATTACATAAAAAATCGCTTATCTGCGATAGTAAAGGATCTGTTTATGCAATCGCTGGATCAATTCGCCGCCGAAGGAGACCTTTGGTGGCAACTTAGGTGCTACGAAGAACTTGGCTGGGATGGCAGTGCACAAGAACTGTTACTAGGGAACGAAGCCGAAATCCGTGCTAGCAATGATGTCCTCTTGCTGCAGAAGCTCGCTGCCGTTAAAGGCAATGAAGAGGAATACGTTGATATTATGAAGGCCATTGGAACCGGCAAATCTCGAGCCTATACGTCAATCGCGCGAAACCAAAGGTTTCACAGGGCCGACCCAATCTGA
- a CDS encoding DUF732 domain-containing protein, with product MASAMTVPLALLSTGVAHADGNDDDFAQKANNVGIIAAPADLISNAHRAAPVDCSGPGYSGNPFDCQDKPGQGFICGGQGLTCGPTVDSSQLPSRMGPNGGQDWGHGLPCSTDPRFSGCPGASPDQNFLAAVTPRIGSPSGPQVLIQMGHAICSGLAKGSTYNQEAEKVLTASPQLTPDNAIFLVETSRQFYCPTL from the coding sequence ATGGCTTCGGCCATGACCGTGCCCCTGGCGTTGCTATCGACAGGAGTTGCCCATGCCGACGGTAACGACGACGACTTCGCCCAGAAGGCGAACAACGTCGGCATCATTGCGGCTCCCGCCGATCTCATTAGCAATGCTCACAGGGCGGCCCCAGTCGACTGTTCCGGTCCCGGCTACTCCGGGAACCCATTTGACTGCCAAGATAAGCCCGGACAAGGCTTCATCTGTGGAGGACAGGGGCTCACGTGTGGACCCACAGTCGACTCCTCACAACTTCCCTCTCGGATGGGGCCCAACGGCGGTCAAGACTGGGGCCACGGACTGCCCTGTAGTACAGATCCCAGGTTCTCTGGATGCCCCGGCGCCAGCCCCGACCAGAACTTCCTAGCCGCCGTGACGCCAAGAATCGGCTCACCAAGCGGCCCGCAGGTACTGATTCAGATGGGCCACGCGATCTGTTCGGGCCTCGCTAAAGGAAGCACCTATAACCAGGAAGCCGAAAAAGTCTTGACGGCGTCGCCGCAGCTGACCCCCGATAACGCCATCTTCTTGGTGGAAACTTCACGCCAATTCTATTGCCCGACGCTGTAG
- a CDS encoding DUF732 domain-containing protein: MTVEGRAAPPGSARRTPVGVLVVAAAFAVTVLAGLSGVGIYLSRDKTATSPGPQTITVSASTRAANPADGADGLFLSTLTSYGIADNGAEAVRQRFMELGHHTCFLLLPPRPQSLESTVGNILAAENHDIAAGNPSSPRFTHDDAEHLAQAAITAYCPNASK, encoded by the coding sequence ATGACTGTCGAGGGCCGCGCTGCCCCGCCCGGATCGGCGAGGCGGACGCCCGTCGGGGTCCTTGTCGTGGCGGCGGCCTTCGCGGTGACCGTCCTGGCCGGGCTCAGCGGGGTCGGCATCTACTTATCGCGGGATAAGACCGCGACATCGCCCGGGCCGCAAACGATAACGGTCAGCGCATCGACGAGAGCGGCGAATCCGGCCGACGGAGCCGACGGTCTCTTCCTGTCCACGTTGACCAGCTACGGCATCGCGGACAACGGCGCCGAGGCCGTCCGCCAGCGGTTCATGGAATTGGGCCATCACACCTGCTTTCTGCTGCTGCCGCCGCGGCCGCAGTCGCTCGAGTCGACGGTAGGCAACATCCTGGCCGCCGAGAATCACGACATCGCGGCCGGCAATCCGTCGTCGCCGCGATTCACTCATGACGACGCCGAGCATCTGGCACAAGCCGCGATCACCGCCTATTGCCCCAATGCGTCGAAGTAG
- the pemK gene encoding type II toxin-antitoxin system toxin endoribonuclease PemK has translation MVIRGAVYRVDFGDAKRGHEQRGRRYAVVISPGSMPWSVVTVVPTSTSAQPAVFRPELEIMGTKTRFLVDQIRTIDIVYVHGDPVDYLDRDEMAKVEHAVARYLGL, from the coding sequence GTGGTGATTCGGGGAGCGGTCTACAGGGTCGACTTCGGCGATGCGAAACGAGGGCACGAGCAACGCGGGCGGCGCTACGCCGTGGTCATCAGTCCCGGCTCGATGCCGTGGAGCGTCGTAACTGTAGTACCGACCTCGACAAGCGCCCAACCTGCGGTCTTCCGCCCAGAGCTGGAAATCATGGGAACAAAGACACGGTTCCTGGTCGACCAGATCAGGACGATCGACATCGTCTATGTGCACGGCGATCCGGTCGACTACCTGGACCGTGACGAAATGGCCAAGGTGGAACACGCCGTGGCGCGATACCTTGGTCTGTGA
- a CDS encoding PPE family protein, which yields MDFGALPPEINSGRMYAGPGAQPMMAAATAWNTLAAELSSAAAGYESVITELTGEQWLGSASASMAAAVQPYVAWMNVTAAHAQHAAAQATASAAAFEAAFGATVPPAAIAANRAQLAALVATNLLGINTPAIMATEAHYGEMWAQDAAAMYGYAASSASAGTLTPMTPPAPTANPAGLAGQAAAVTQAGATTGTQAGLIQTISNLPNAVAALASPLAAAADPPNLLSIPFVTNAINGAVDAVAWWVMNGIPTSVLLGHAMNSAPATIAAAAGAQSVVGGLAGAVGPAGSAGFGGASVLAGLGQASTVGGLSVPAGWSAATPAVGSGASALAGSGWAVAPEETAPVTAVPAGMSMATAGKSLGFGGPRYGFKPTVMPKSVFV from the coding sequence ATGGATTTCGGAGCACTACCCCCAGAGATCAACTCCGGACGCATGTACGCGGGTCCGGGCGCGCAACCGATGATGGCCGCCGCGACGGCGTGGAACACCCTGGCCGCCGAATTGAGTTCCGCGGCAGCCGGATACGAATCGGTGATCACCGAGCTCACCGGCGAGCAGTGGCTGGGTTCGGCGTCGGCATCGATGGCCGCGGCGGTCCAGCCGTACGTGGCGTGGATGAACGTCACCGCGGCGCACGCCCAGCATGCGGCCGCGCAGGCCACGGCTTCCGCGGCCGCTTTCGAGGCGGCCTTCGGGGCGACGGTGCCCCCGGCGGCGATCGCGGCCAACAGAGCTCAGCTCGCGGCACTGGTCGCGACCAACCTCCTGGGCATCAACACGCCCGCGATCATGGCCACCGAGGCCCACTACGGCGAGATGTGGGCCCAAGACGCCGCCGCCATGTACGGCTACGCGGCCTCCTCGGCGAGTGCCGGGACGTTGACCCCGATGACGCCCCCGGCGCCGACCGCCAACCCGGCCGGGCTAGCCGGCCAGGCCGCCGCGGTCACCCAAGCCGGCGCCACTACCGGCACGCAGGCGGGGCTGATACAGACGATCTCGAACTTGCCCAATGCGGTTGCCGCACTTGCCTCTCCGCTTGCCGCGGCCGCCGATCCGCCCAACCTGCTGAGCATCCCGTTCGTAACGAACGCGATCAACGGGGCAGTGGACGCCGTCGCCTGGTGGGTGATGAACGGCATCCCGACCTCGGTGTTGCTGGGCCACGCGATGAACAGCGCCCCGGCGACTATTGCCGCAGCCGCCGGTGCCCAGAGCGTCGTGGGGGGCTTGGCCGGCGCGGTGGGGCCGGCCGGCTCCGCCGGATTCGGTGGGGCGTCGGTGCTGGCGGGTTTGGGCCAGGCGTCCACGGTCGGTGGTTTGTCCGTGCCGGCCGGTTGGTCTGCGGCCACCCCGGCGGTGGGTTCTGGCGCTTCGGCGTTAGCGGGCTCGGGCTGGGCCGTTGCCCCGGAGGAGACGGCGCCGGTGACGGCGGTGCCGGCGGGGATGTCGATGGCCACGGCCGGGAAATCCCTCGGCTTCGGTGGGCCGCGGTACGGATTCAAACCCACCGTGATGCCCAAATCGGTCTTCGTATGA
- a CDS encoding DUF732 domain-containing protein, with protein MAEPSPAAAADHAASHDAEPAAERQSWSATWRKAGALLLGGLALAGAIVLGFWLLSPDTKGPQAAPPPTTPSSASAPAAAPSSIASTPDQDNKYVQDLNDHGISFANPEAAIYNGKMVCDDIRQGMTVPQIAAAFRASNPALAGNADTYVAISVRAYCAQNGNLVSGGS; from the coding sequence ATGGCCGAGCCGTCCCCGGCTGCCGCAGCCGATCACGCGGCTTCGCACGACGCTGAACCGGCGGCCGAACGCCAATCGTGGAGCGCTACCTGGCGCAAGGCCGGCGCGCTGCTCCTGGGCGGTCTGGCGCTGGCGGGGGCCATCGTTCTTGGTTTTTGGCTGTTAAGCCCCGACACCAAGGGCCCGCAGGCGGCGCCTCCTCCGACCACCCCGTCGTCGGCCTCGGCGCCGGCCGCCGCCCCGTCGTCCATCGCGTCCACACCCGATCAGGACAACAAGTACGTCCAGGACCTCAACGACCACGGCATCTCGTTCGCCAACCCCGAGGCCGCGATCTACAACGGCAAGATGGTGTGCGACGACATTCGTCAGGGGATGACGGTGCCGCAGATAGCCGCCGCATTCCGCGCGAGCAATCCGGCGCTCGCGGGCAACGCCGACACGTACGTGGCCATCTCCGTTCGCGCGTACTGTGCGCAAAACGGCAATCTGGTCAGCGGGGGGTCGTGA
- a CDS encoding Fic family protein, with translation MPGAIGDLIAFTQRADVPALPQIAVAHAQFETIHPFTDGNGRTGRALVQAMLRNKGLTRQVMVPVSAGLLADTGTYFAALTSYRDGDAAPIVERFSQASVLAIANGRQLVADLRDIRKHWNDVITARSDSAVWKVADLLIRRPVVNAALLAQELGIESTNAHRYLNPLTEAGILVETTSGSRDRVWRSPEVLAALDAFAERAGRRG, from the coding sequence TTGCCCGGCGCGATTGGCGACCTCATCGCCTTCACGCAGCGCGCCGACGTTCCAGCGCTGCCGCAGATCGCGGTGGCCCATGCACAGTTCGAAACCATTCACCCCTTTACCGACGGGAACGGGCGCACGGGCCGCGCACTGGTACAAGCCATGCTGCGCAACAAAGGCCTAACGCGCCAGGTGATGGTGCCGGTCTCGGCGGGGCTGCTGGCCGACACGGGCACATACTTCGCCGCGTTGACCAGCTATCGCGACGGTGACGCCGCGCCAATCGTCGAGCGTTTCTCGCAGGCCAGCGTCCTGGCTATCGCAAACGGGCGTCAGCTGGTCGCCGACCTTCGCGATATCCGAAAGCACTGGAACGACGTGATCACCGCGCGGTCCGACTCGGCGGTGTGGAAGGTCGCCGATTTGTTGATCCGCCGTCCGGTCGTGAACGCCGCGCTCCTGGCGCAGGAGCTGGGCATCGAGTCCACCAACGCTCACCGCTACCTCAACCCGCTCACCGAAGCGGGAATCCTCGTCGAGACGACCAGTGGATCCCGCGACCGGGTGTGGCGTTCCCCTGAAGTGCTCGCCGCGCTCGACGCTTTCGCCGAACGCGCCGGGCGGCGAGGCTGA
- a CDS encoding TetR/AcrR family transcriptional regulator yields MSGPLSRRRNKLAPDPDVRCAILTAASQSVHDQGVRGLSIATVLERAHLSTRAFYRHFESKDHLVAAVFLELARLETQRLRGKMADTTSPVEAVVAWIDGRLDLVFGENTGFDLRRPFLEAQWSASSAPELVSPAYSVILEPLVEQLRRGLELGVFQDIMPVAAAKSIHGVLWASTQRQWATRHWDRTEVRERALRFCLRGLGVAPEAIEEITRCAVVGL; encoded by the coding sequence ATGAGCGGCCCATTATCGCGTCGACGGAACAAGCTCGCTCCGGATCCGGACGTTCGTTGCGCCATCTTGACCGCGGCATCTCAGTCCGTGCACGATCAGGGGGTTCGGGGCCTCAGCATCGCGACCGTCCTCGAACGCGCCCACCTGAGCACTCGCGCGTTCTACCGACACTTCGAATCGAAGGACCACCTGGTCGCGGCGGTCTTTCTGGAGCTGGCCCGCCTCGAAACGCAAAGGCTAAGAGGCAAAATGGCGGACACCACCAGCCCCGTGGAAGCGGTGGTCGCGTGGATCGACGGGCGACTCGACCTCGTATTCGGCGAGAACACCGGGTTTGATCTACGCCGGCCGTTCCTGGAGGCGCAATGGAGCGCGTCGTCCGCCCCCGAGTTGGTTTCGCCCGCCTACAGCGTGATACTCGAGCCGCTCGTCGAGCAGCTTCGGCGCGGCCTGGAACTTGGCGTGTTCCAAGACATCATGCCGGTGGCCGCGGCGAAGTCGATACACGGTGTGCTGTGGGCGAGCACCCAGCGGCAATGGGCAACGCGTCATTGGGACCGAACCGAAGTCCGCGAACGTGCGCTCCGGTTCTGCCTTCGAGGGCTGGGCGTGGCGCCGGAAGCCATCGAAGAAATCACCCGATGCGCGGTCGTGGGCCTCTAG
- a CDS encoding PPE family protein, SVP subgroup — protein MSFVTAQPEALAYAAGKLQTLGSAMAAESAAAAEPTTGVVPAAADEVSALQAAIFGAYGSLYQSVNAQAAAIHELFVHTLGASAGSYAATESANSATTSSPLTGMISSLLSPAAASADPPGGNLANLINIGGGNWSAAASDLLDMAQGGILPAANEAGDVTDAGGAAAGLDGTVLTGATGPSGLGGVPMSGGLGQAPSIGRLSVPPSWAVGPAPAASPGALTTAGWTAPAPQSAPVTTVPAGMPAVATAGKAAGLGAPRYGVKPTVMGRPTVV, from the coding sequence ATGTCTTTCGTGACCGCACAACCTGAAGCGTTGGCCTATGCGGCGGGCAAGCTGCAGACTCTCGGCTCCGCGATGGCCGCCGAGAGTGCGGCCGCGGCCGAGCCGACCACGGGAGTGGTCCCCGCGGCCGCTGACGAGGTATCGGCGCTGCAGGCGGCAATTTTCGGGGCGTACGGCAGCCTGTACCAGTCGGTCAACGCCCAAGCCGCAGCGATTCACGAGCTCTTCGTTCACACCTTGGGGGCCAGCGCGGGTTCGTACGCGGCCACTGAGTCCGCCAACTCCGCGACCACTTCTTCGCCACTGACGGGGATGATCTCGAGTCTGCTCAGTCCCGCCGCCGCCAGCGCTGACCCGCCGGGTGGCAACCTTGCCAACCTCATCAACATCGGCGGCGGGAACTGGTCGGCCGCCGCGTCGGACCTGCTCGATATGGCCCAGGGCGGCATCCTTCCCGCCGCCAACGAGGCCGGCGACGTCACCGATGCCGGCGGAGCGGCGGCTGGCTTGGATGGAACGGTCCTGACGGGCGCGACGGGCCCTTCAGGCCTCGGCGGGGTTCCGATGTCGGGGGGACTGGGCCAGGCGCCCTCGATCGGCCGGTTGTCGGTGCCCCCCAGTTGGGCCGTGGGGCCTGCCCCTGCGGCGAGCCCCGGCGCACTCACGACGGCGGGCTGGACCGCCCCGGCGCCGCAAAGCGCGCCGGTGACAACCGTGCCGGCCGGGATGCCCGCGGTGGCGACGGCCGGGAAGGCGGCCGGCCTGGGCGCGCCGCGGTACGGCGTCAAGCCCACCGTGATGGGACGGCCGACGGTGGTCTAG
- a CDS encoding DUF732 domain-containing protein, which produces MGKSQHPVLARVRFSGGSLLVALILTTWPILAPAATADTGDDAYLNALAAHNIHSIGGPSDLIYAGHQVCGFLSPNTSPAMVADYVIRGSLYGGRFYTTFGNAHNPITSSQAGILVNDAIGTYCPNSPGATYWHAPSFPVS; this is translated from the coding sequence ATGGGCAAAAGTCAGCACCCAGTGCTCGCCAGGGTGAGATTCTCGGGCGGGAGCTTGCTTGTCGCCCTCATCCTCACCACATGGCCGATTCTGGCACCGGCGGCGACGGCCGATACCGGCGACGACGCCTACCTCAATGCCTTGGCCGCTCACAACATCCACTCCATCGGAGGCCCCAGCGACCTGATCTATGCCGGCCACCAAGTCTGCGGATTCCTTAGCCCTAATACCAGCCCGGCCATGGTGGCTGACTACGTAATTCGAGGATCACTATACGGGGGCCGGTTCTACACCACGTTTGGCAACGCCCACAATCCGATCACCAGCAGCCAAGCGGGCATCCTGGTTAACGACGCTATCGGCACCTACTGCCCCAACAGCCCGGGCGCTACCTACTGGCACGCTCCGAGTTTCCCTGTGAGTTGA
- a CDS encoding TetR/AcrR family transcriptional regulator encodes MTEQGDPLAYARAYVDYQVTTRRKKLAPDPDVRRAIVDAASKSVREQGVRGLSVAAVLEHAQLSTRAFYRHFESKDHLVAAVFLEITRAEVRRLRQRMAEATDPIEAVAAWIDERLDLAFDEEIKAELRQVSLEAESTALSTREMVAPACGAILEPLVEQLQRGLDVGVFKDIVPMTAAKSIHGVVWAGTQRQWTTNHWNRDEVRERAVRFCLRGLGVAPGTIEQATGDPPAG; translated from the coding sequence ATGACGGAACAGGGGGATCCGCTCGCATACGCGCGCGCATACGTCGACTATCAGGTCACAACACGACGAAAAAAGCTTGCTCCCGACCCAGATGTTCGCCGCGCCATCGTGGATGCCGCGTCGAAATCTGTTCGCGAGCAGGGCGTTCGAGGTCTCAGCGTCGCGGCGGTGCTTGAGCACGCCCAGCTGAGCACCCGCGCGTTCTACCGACACTTCGAATCGAAGGACCACCTGGTCGCGGCGGTGTTTCTCGAGATCACCCGCGCGGAGGTGCGGCGGCTGAGGCAAAGGATGGCCGAAGCCACCGACCCGATTGAGGCCGTGGCGGCTTGGATCGATGAACGACTCGACCTGGCATTCGACGAGGAGATCAAAGCGGAGCTGCGCCAGGTGTCGCTCGAGGCCGAGTCGACAGCGTTGTCCACCCGGGAGATGGTTGCGCCCGCGTGCGGCGCGATTCTCGAACCACTCGTCGAGCAGCTTCAGCGTGGGCTGGACGTCGGGGTGTTCAAAGACATCGTTCCCATGACCGCGGCGAAGTCGATACACGGCGTGGTGTGGGCCGGCACTCAGCGGCAGTGGACAACGAATCATTGGAACCGCGACGAGGTTCGCGAGCGCGCGGTGCGGTTCTGCCTGCGGGGACTGGGCGTGGCACCAGGCACGATCGAACAGGCCACGGGGGACCCGCCCGCGGGCTAG
- a CDS encoding recombinase family protein: MSHHNDADLPLVGQRIGYTRVSTVAQTLEQQNDALAKAGVLKTFSDTMSGARDDRPGLAALMDYVREGDIVVVWKLDRLGRNTLHILETVKALTGRGVTLISTSDGIDSSTAAGRMMIGVLGSLAEYERELVKERTALKRNVSRA; this comes from the coding sequence ATGAGTCATCACAATGACGCTGACCTACCCCTCGTTGGGCAGCGAATCGGCTACACCCGTGTCTCCACAGTTGCCCAGACCCTCGAGCAGCAGAACGATGCTCTCGCCAAGGCCGGAGTGTTGAAGACCTTTTCGGACACCATGTCCGGCGCTCGGGATGACCGCCCCGGCCTGGCGGCGCTGATGGATTACGTTCGGGAGGGTGACATCGTGGTGGTCTGGAAATTAGACCGGCTGGGCCGCAACACTTTGCACATCCTCGAAACCGTGAAGGCTTTGACCGGTCGTGGTGTCACGTTGATCTCCACCAGCGATGGCATTGACTCCTCAACTGCGGCTGGCCGCATGATGATCGGGGTGTTGGGATCTCTCGCCGAATACGAGCGCGAGCTGGTCAAGGAGCGGACGGCGTTGAAGCGAAACGTGTCTCGAGCCTAA
- a CDS encoding helix-turn-helix domain-containing protein produces MRAGGHNGKDIAKYLGVSRATAYRYLADIDSP; encoded by the coding sequence ATGCGAGCAGGCGGACATAACGGCAAGGACATCGCTAAATACCTCGGAGTGAGCAGGGCAACCGCCTACAGGTATCTAGCTGACATCGACTCTCCCTGA
- a CDS encoding PE family protein: MSAVIAAPELIAEAATDLAAIGSTVSVAHMVAVGPTAAVLPAAADEVSASIAHVFSLHAQDYQALAGQAVVFHEQFVQHLTASAGSYASAEVANAASFGPLAAIGSAAASTIGAVQGPVLNVFNTVADQSINVLTNLGNTVGNTLVIILLSPIAVLLSPILVYFLVLYLYEVYTGAITPF, encoded by the coding sequence ATGTCGGCTGTGATCGCGGCGCCGGAGCTGATAGCTGAGGCAGCAACGGATTTGGCGGCTATCGGTTCGACGGTGAGCGTGGCGCACATGGTGGCGGTGGGCCCAACTGCCGCGGTGCTACCCGCGGCCGCCGACGAAGTGTCGGCGAGTATCGCACACGTGTTCTCCCTGCACGCTCAGGACTATCAGGCGCTGGCGGGGCAGGCGGTGGTGTTTCATGAGCAGTTTGTGCAGCACTTGACGGCAAGTGCGGGCTCGTATGCGAGCGCCGAAGTAGCCAACGCCGCGTCGTTCGGCCCCCTGGCGGCCATTGGAAGCGCGGCTGCCAGCACGATCGGGGCGGTCCAGGGACCGGTGCTCAACGTGTTTAACACCGTCGCGGACCAGTCGATCAATGTATTGACGAACCTGGGGAACACCGTCGGTAATACGCTTGTCATTATATTGTTGAGTCCCATTGCAGTATTATTGAGTCCCATTTTAGTATATTTTCTTGTCCTTTACTTATACGAGGTTTATACCGGCGCCATAACACCCTTCTAG